In Gimesia panareensis, the genomic window CTGGTTTTCACCTTCTGTATGGGATTCGACTTGCCTGCTGTCGTGGTCTATTTTCTGTGCTTCGGTTGGATTTCCTATCTGCAGCAACTCGTGACTAACCTGACCGTTACTACCGGACAGGTGGTTGGAACTGTGGTCTTCCTGTTACTGTTTACCTGGGCCTTGCATCAAAGTCTCAAGAAAATCATCGCCTGGAAACGGACTGTGGCAGCCTCCCCCGCCAGTTCCGCTTTAGACCTGCTCTGGCAGAAACGCTGGACGTGCGGGGTGCTGGTGCTTGGCTTGGGGCTGATGGCGAGCGGAATCAGCGTGATTCAAATCTCAGATCAGACCTGGAGTATGTTGATGGGCAAGGATCAGATCTTCGACCCATACAGTGGACATCGAGAGGCGATGAGACGCAGTACGTCCAGGAACAATCTCAAACAGATTGGCCTGGCACTGCACAATTACCACGACACCCATGATCTACTGCCCCCCGGCGGAGTTTTTGACCGGGCCGGTCAGCCCCGTCATAGTTGGATGACTCAAATTCTGCCTTACGTGGATCAGGCGCCCCTGTATAACCAGA contains:
- a CDS encoding DUF1559 domain-containing protein, which gives rise to MTTDPETTSTEQTTPVKSGGIAVYVVVVLTLLVFTFCMGFDLPAVVVYFLCFGWISYLQQLVTNLTVTTGQVVGTVVFLLLFTWALHQSLKKIIAWKRTVAASPASSALDLLWQKRWTCGVLVLGLGLMASGISVIQISDQTWSMLMGKDQIFDPYSGHREAMRRSTSRNNLKQIGLALHNYHDTHDLLPPGGVFDRAGQPRHSWMTQILPYVDQAPLYNQIDFQQPWTAEANRQAFQTELNVFENPGRLGTGRSRDNLHGYMPAEYAANSRVLNVNSGLNLKAIKDGISNTLLAGEVNSQVKAWGDPTNFRDPAKGINSTSNGFGSPFKGGAYFLMGDGAVRFISEDIDPSILKALATPDGGEPVGDF